Proteins encoded in a region of the Candidatus Obscuribacter sp. genome:
- a CDS encoding metallophosphoesterase, with product MTAGLSRGILPGGLTAQAQSTPSFSFAYITDTHLATGLPDNVKLLAESQLFLQNAVKTIREQEVDFVLLGGDQVEGPGRDDIHWQLYVDIIQTLEKPWYFVLGEQDISGPQPVDKQRTYGPDFKGKGITTGESYWSLDPVNGVHLIGLDTAKANSNTGELRSAQLDWLKSDLKANHGKFTIVAGHHPLLPPAPYDSGPPWDEYIVSQGAQAREILGSSRDVKLVLNGHIGISKVQKERDIWYVSAAGLVIYPCQFKIFRVNGNGITIETYQVSYPALVKKAKTALSTARVCFQYDSKKPQLYMQLTEGDALDNNCLLPLTPGAVPVKTGKKDKKKKPAKKPAKVKAKKEDKKSKVKSEPGPLQAPQPAPQQDVKGAPEVVPSGAVTAPVPTTVIPDSQTK from the coding sequence GTGACGGCCGGGCTTTCACGCGGAATTTTGCCTGGTGGTTTGACGGCCCAGGCTCAGTCCACACCGTCCTTTAGTTTTGCCTATATAACAGATACGCATTTAGCCACCGGCTTACCAGACAATGTCAAACTGCTGGCCGAGAGCCAATTGTTCTTGCAAAACGCAGTCAAGACCATCCGCGAACAAGAAGTCGACTTTGTCTTGCTTGGTGGAGACCAGGTGGAAGGTCCGGGTCGCGATGACATCCACTGGCAGTTATATGTAGATATCATCCAGACCCTCGAAAAACCCTGGTACTTTGTCCTGGGCGAGCAAGATATCTCAGGACCACAGCCAGTCGACAAGCAACGGACCTACGGACCAGACTTTAAGGGCAAGGGTATTACCACTGGCGAATCCTACTGGTCACTGGACCCGGTCAATGGCGTACATCTGATTGGTCTGGATACAGCCAAAGCCAATAGCAATACCGGTGAGCTAAGAAGCGCACAACTAGATTGGCTCAAAAGCGACCTCAAAGCCAATCACGGCAAATTTACTATTGTTGCCGGACACCATCCTCTTTTGCCGCCTGCGCCTTATGACTCAGGTCCTCCCTGGGACGAATACATCGTCAGCCAGGGCGCTCAAGCCCGTGAAATCCTGGGCAGTAGCCGTGATGTAAAACTGGTTTTAAATGGCCATATCGGCATATCCAAAGTGCAAAAAGAGCGTGACATCTGGTATGTCTCAGCGGCAGGTCTCGTTATCTATCCCTGTCAGTTTAAGATTTTTAGAGTTAATGGCAATGGCATCACGATTGAGACTTATCAGGTGAGCTATCCAGCCCTCGTCAAAAAAGCTAAAACCGCCTTATCGACAGCCCGTGTTTGCTTCCAGTACGACAGCAAAAAGCCCCAGCTCTATATGCAGCTGACTGAGGGAGATGCTCTAGACAACAACTGTCTCTTGCCTCTGACACCAGGAGCAGTGCCTGTTAAAACCGGCAAAAAAGACAAGAAGAAAAAGCCGGCAAAAAAACCAGCCAAAGTTAAAGCCAAAAAAGAAGACAAAAAGTCCAAAGTAAAATCTGAGCCAGGACCTCTCCAGGCTCCCCAGCCTGCCCCTCAACAAGATGTTAAGGGAGCACCAGAAGTTGTCCCATCAGGCGCAGTAACTGCGCCCGTGCCGACAACAGTGATACCAGACAGCCAGACAAAATAA
- the lpxA gene encoding acyl-ACP--UDP-N-acetylglucosamine O-acyltransferase — protein MIHPTAIIHSGAKLHETVVVEPYAVIGENVTIGAGTRVGSHAVIDGHTTIGENCRFFPGVTVGLEPQDLSYKNEPTGVIVGDRTTLREYVTIHRGTGDRFTTIGSDCFLMAYSHIAHDCKVGNGVIMANTATFAGHCQVGDYAVIGGLTVFHQHCRVGRMVMISGFSATRLDVPPFCTADGRPMSARSVNLIGMRRQKYSAELRSAIKQSYVILNRSGLNNTQALIKVEETYGQHKEVQEIIEFYRSSKRGVIKKVDNAWAEEED, from the coding sequence TTGATACATCCCACTGCCATCATCCATAGTGGGGCCAAGCTCCACGAAACAGTAGTAGTAGAGCCTTATGCCGTCATTGGTGAAAATGTCACCATAGGAGCTGGCACACGTGTTGGCAGTCATGCTGTCATTGATGGTCACACCACTATTGGTGAGAATTGCCGCTTCTTTCCCGGTGTTACTGTCGGGCTTGAACCCCAGGACCTGAGCTACAAGAACGAACCCACTGGTGTCATAGTTGGTGACCGTACCACACTGCGTGAATATGTCACCATCCATCGTGGCACAGGTGATCGCTTTACCACCATCGGCAGTGACTGTTTTTTGATGGCTTACAGTCATATCGCTCATGACTGCAAAGTCGGCAATGGTGTGATAATGGCTAATACCGCCACTTTCGCTGGGCATTGTCAAGTCGGAGACTATGCTGTCATTGGCGGTTTAACCGTGTTTCACCAGCATTGCAGAGTTGGTCGCATGGTGATGATCTCTGGTTTTTCGGCCACTAGATTGGACGTGCCTCCCTTTTGCACAGCAGACGGACGTCCTATGTCGGCTCGTTCAGTCAACCTGATTGGCATGAGACGCCAAAAGTATAGTGCTGAGCTACGCTCTGCCATCAAGCAGAGCTATGTCATCCTCAACCGCTCAGGCCTTAATAACACCCAGGCTTTGATTAAAGTTGAGGAAACTTATGGGCAACATAAAGAAGTACAGGAAATAATAGAGTTTTATCGTAGCTCAAAGCGCGGCGTCATCAAAAAAGTCGACAACGCATGGGCAGAAGAGGAAGACTAA
- a CDS encoding NAD(P)/FAD-dependent oxidoreductase, protein MTDSSKPKLYDAIIIGAGLAGLTCANQLLKDGFSPLLLEASDAPGGRVRTDIVDGFRLDRGFQVFLSAYPEAAHTLDYARLDLQSFCSGALVRLGGTFTRVADPIREPQALFATLTSDIGSLQDKLKVAYLRQKVMNMPVAEIFRQPERTIYKALKESYGFSDAMIDHFFRPFFGGITLDASLSGSSRMFEFVFKMMSEGLVTVPRLGMGEISKQLAGKIPEQNLRLNCRVQSIEQQNGNDSGDALKVLLADGSKLHGRAIIIATEGPEAHRLCPSIETPEFKRTTCLYFAADKTPVKEAILLLNGQTGKDGLINNICVMSNASKDLAPPGQHLISVTLLGDTSKCSDLESTVKQEMVQWFGAEADKYRHLKTYNIAQALPDQSPPWLEIPQKPVKVALDGQNIYVCGDYRDNGSINGAMTSGRRTAQQVLKDLKITVGLA, encoded by the coding sequence GTGACAGACAGTAGCAAACCCAAACTATACGATGCCATCATTATTGGTGCAGGTCTGGCTGGACTGACTTGTGCCAACCAGTTGCTCAAGGACGGCTTCAGTCCGCTTCTTCTGGAAGCCTCAGACGCTCCAGGCGGCAGGGTGCGCACCGACATCGTGGACGGTTTTCGCCTGGACCGCGGCTTTCAGGTATTTTTAAGCGCCTACCCTGAAGCCGCTCACACTCTTGATTATGCTCGTCTGGATTTGCAGAGTTTTTGCAGTGGCGCACTGGTGCGGCTGGGCGGTACTTTTACCCGAGTAGCAGATCCTATCCGGGAGCCACAAGCACTCTTTGCCACTTTGACCTCTGATATTGGCTCACTACAAGACAAACTAAAAGTAGCCTACCTGCGTCAAAAGGTCATGAATATGCCTGTTGCTGAAATTTTCAGGCAGCCAGAACGCACAATATATAAGGCTCTTAAAGAGAGCTATGGCTTTAGCGATGCCATGATCGATCATTTTTTTAGACCATTTTTTGGTGGTATCACCCTTGATGCCTCACTGAGCGGCTCAAGCCGTATGTTTGAGTTTGTATTTAAGATGATGTCTGAAGGACTTGTCACTGTGCCAAGACTTGGTATGGGAGAAATCTCAAAACAGCTGGCCGGTAAAATTCCTGAGCAAAATCTACGCCTTAATTGCCGGGTCCAATCAATCGAACAACAAAACGGCAATGACTCTGGTGATGCCCTCAAAGTGCTCTTAGCAGACGGCAGCAAACTACACGGCAGAGCAATTATCATCGCCACCGAGGGACCAGAAGCTCATAGACTCTGCCCCAGTATCGAAACACCAGAGTTTAAGCGCACGACCTGTCTCTATTTTGCGGCAGACAAAACACCTGTAAAAGAGGCCATCTTGCTGCTCAATGGCCAAACCGGCAAAGACGGGCTGATAAACAATATCTGTGTGATGAGCAATGCCTCAAAAGATCTGGCTCCCCCTGGACAACATCTGATATCTGTGACACTCCTTGGCGATACCAGTAAATGCTCGGATCTTGAGTCAACCGTTAAACAAGAAATGGTGCAGTGGTTTGGGGCTGAAGCCGACAAATATCGCCACCTGAAAACCTATAATATTGCCCAAGCCTTGCCAGACCAGTCGCCGCCCTGGCTAGAAATCCCACAAAAGCCAGTAAAAGTAGCACTGGACGGGCAAAACATCTATGTATGTGGCGACTATAGAGACAATGGTTCTATCAACGGAGCAATGACCTCAGGCCGACGAACGGCACAACAAGTGCTCAAGGATCTAAAGATTACTGTCGGTTTAGCTTAA
- the folE gene encoding GTP cyclohydrolase I FolE: MELSEGTTTRTFDRAKIRQAVRQILEAIGEDPDREGLLETPDRVARMYFELTSGMDTSIASQISCEFLEEKAGLVLVRDINFASTCEHHMLPFTGVAHVAYLPREGRITGLSKLARVVEVASKRLQVQERLTAQIADAIEDTLNPLGVFVMVEATHSCMVLRGIKKPGSKTITMDSRGVYLDDKDSRNELLTLLSRP, encoded by the coding sequence ATGGAGCTGAGCGAAGGAACCACTACTCGTACATTTGACAGAGCCAAAATCCGCCAGGCTGTGCGCCAGATATTAGAAGCAATTGGCGAAGACCCAGACAGAGAAGGCTTACTGGAAACTCCTGACCGGGTCGCCAGGATGTATTTTGAATTGACCAGTGGCATGGATACGAGTATTGCCAGTCAAATCAGTTGTGAATTTTTAGAAGAGAAAGCAGGACTGGTCCTAGTCCGTGACATCAACTTTGCCAGCACTTGTGAACATCACATGCTGCCTTTTACCGGTGTCGCCCACGTCGCCTACCTGCCCAGAGAGGGTCGTATCACTGGTCTATCAAAACTGGCCAGAGTGGTAGAAGTTGCAAGTAAAAGACTACAAGTACAAGAAAGACTGACAGCACAGATTGCCGATGCCATTGAAGACACACTAAATCCCCTTGGCGTCTTTGTAATGGTCGAAGCCACCCACTCTTGCATGGTTTTGAGAGGCATCAAAAAGCCAGGTAGCAAAACAATCACAATGGACAGTCGGGGAGTTTATCTTGATGATAAAGATTCAAGAAACGAACTCTTGACCCTTCTTAGCCGTCCGTAA
- a CDS encoding MFS transporter, with amino-acid sequence MSLPTTEQEEITAKAGFHSLFKNQQFMALWIAQIFSQFADRAVFVLFVAVLTAGGTATIAGRHFGAAQLTSDLYVAFTIPAILLSPLAGVYVDRWSNKAVLCISNFVRAALVCLIGAPFIKESPVAAFGLAFLISIGSQFFAPAESSSIPRLVKKEELYAANSLFFTTMMIALGFGFAIGDPIVSATGIGKAPYAVACGFFLAGLFVLRIKDNKRVVRHENLWWEDLRIGIAYIANNAIVFKAILKITFLFSTMITLNVIAVALSQQVMHLEASKFGYIVAAAGVGMGIGNFIVGHYLAHVNPSLMAHRGFGLLGLFMSLLGSLGFIQEYVFPSIGMHGVYFNGPLMFFPLLLAAMIGLSSAFVAVPTQSLLQASIPEDMRGKVFAAQNTAMSAASTIPVVLAGISADNIPGGVSTTLLIVGLPTLVMGLVNHARSAERIKRLDAGK; translated from the coding sequence GTGTCATTACCAACTACTGAGCAAGAAGAAATAACTGCCAAAGCGGGTTTTCATAGCCTGTTTAAAAATCAGCAGTTTATGGCTCTCTGGATTGCCCAGATTTTTAGTCAGTTTGCAGACCGTGCCGTGTTTGTGCTCTTTGTGGCGGTATTGACAGCTGGTGGTACGGCCACTATTGCCGGACGTCATTTTGGTGCTGCTCAGCTCACTTCAGATCTGTATGTCGCATTTACGATACCAGCCATTTTACTCAGTCCATTGGCTGGTGTGTATGTGGATAGATGGTCTAACAAAGCAGTACTATGCATATCTAATTTTGTCAGGGCTGCTCTCGTTTGTCTTATTGGCGCTCCCTTTATCAAAGAGTCACCAGTAGCTGCTTTTGGACTGGCATTTTTGATCTCGATTGGTTCGCAGTTTTTTGCTCCGGCTGAGTCATCCTCCATTCCTCGGCTGGTCAAAAAAGAAGAGCTATACGCGGCCAACTCGTTGTTTTTTACAACAATGATGATTGCCCTTGGTTTTGGCTTTGCCATCGGTGACCCGATTGTCAGCGCTACAGGTATTGGTAAGGCACCATATGCTGTGGCTTGTGGTTTCTTTTTGGCTGGACTTTTTGTCTTGCGTATCAAAGACAACAAGCGCGTCGTGCGCCACGAAAATCTGTGGTGGGAGGATTTGCGCATAGGCATTGCTTATATCGCCAACAATGCCATCGTCTTTAAGGCAATTCTCAAAATCACCTTTCTGTTTTCCACCATGATTACGCTCAATGTCATTGCCGTGGCACTCTCCCAGCAAGTAATGCACCTTGAGGCTTCTAAATTTGGCTATATCGTTGCTGCTGCCGGTGTGGGCATGGGCATCGGTAATTTTATCGTGGGGCACTATTTAGCCCATGTAAATCCATCTCTCATGGCCCATCGTGGCTTTGGTTTGCTTGGTCTATTCATGAGCTTGCTGGGCAGTCTCGGCTTTATCCAGGAATATGTCTTTCCTTCAATCGGTATGCATGGGGTCTACTTTAATGGGCCACTTATGTTCTTTCCGCTTCTTTTAGCCGCCATGATTGGTCTTTCTTCGGCTTTTGTGGCAGTACCGACTCAATCGCTATTGCAAGCTTCCATTCCGGAGGATATGCGCGGTAAGGTTTTTGCCGCTCAGAATACTGCCATGTCGGCTGCATCCACTATCCCTGTGGTCCTGGCCGGTATTTCGGCAGACAATATTCCAGGTGGGGTTTCGACCACACTTTTGATTGTGGGGCTGCCTACCCTTGTCATGGGGCTTGTTAATCATGCTCGCAGTGCTGAGCGAATTAAGCGTTTAGATGCCGGGAAGTAA
- a CDS encoding glycosyltransferase family 2 protein: protein MRNRIVLIGLTVLIWVALKAIDSYVTGPEILFILSIAACMMAGHSIWLLSAQSRHRAKTQKRGQAIKSLEAVTAKGSQDYHPSVDILISAKNESRVIETTVRNLFKIDYDDYKVWVVDDMSTDSMPDILKRLQGEFPDLQVLIREPGSCPGKSAALNEALALCKGDVMAVFDADASVAPDFLTKILPCLAPENVGAVQAQKRMYEYQKGFLVDCQDTEYALDSYFQVSRDLIGGAVELRGNGQLVKRQALVDVGGWNNKAITDDLDLSMRLLVNNWDITFSPDTVVWEEAVPTLKGLLRQRRRWAEGSIRRYLDYIFPLNSPTRLSLVERLDTLVFTVYFVVPALMLLEAGSEIINLVTGTPTHGVFLALVALGIFVVSQVNVFISLRIYRAPISVLKATIRSILVTMYIYAHWVPVIAVSFSKILFGKQVSTWHRTEHAGVADHAFTS from the coding sequence ATGCGCAATAGAATCGTCTTGATCGGACTGACTGTTTTGATTTGGGTTGCTCTCAAGGCAATCGATAGCTACGTCACTGGTCCAGAAATCTTGTTTATCCTCAGCATTGCTGCCTGCATGATGGCTGGGCATAGCATCTGGCTGCTTTCGGCTCAAAGCCGTCACCGGGCTAAGACCCAAAAGCGTGGGCAAGCGATAAAAAGTCTGGAAGCCGTTACTGCCAAAGGCTCTCAGGACTATCACCCGTCTGTGGATATTCTTATCTCGGCTAAAAATGAATCGAGAGTCATTGAGACCACAGTTCGCAATCTCTTTAAAATCGATTATGACGACTACAAAGTCTGGGTCGTGGACGATATGTCTACCGACTCCATGCCTGACATCCTCAAGCGTTTGCAGGGCGAGTTTCCCGATTTGCAGGTCTTGATTCGTGAGCCTGGCTCATGCCCTGGTAAGTCTGCCGCCCTCAACGAAGCCCTGGCTCTTTGCAAAGGCGACGTAATGGCAGTGTTTGATGCTGATGCATCGGTTGCACCTGACTTTTTGACCAAGATTTTGCCCTGCCTCGCTCCCGAAAACGTTGGTGCTGTCCAGGCGCAAAAGCGCATGTATGAGTATCAAAAAGGCTTCCTGGTGGATTGCCAGGACACCGAGTACGCTCTTGATTCTTACTTTCAGGTGTCTCGCGACCTCATCGGTGGTGCTGTTGAGTTACGTGGTAACGGACAGCTCGTCAAAAGACAGGCTCTGGTCGATGTGGGCGGCTGGAATAACAAAGCTATTACCGATGACCTCGATCTCAGCATGCGGTTGCTCGTTAATAACTGGGATATTACCTTTTCACCAGATACGGTGGTCTGGGAAGAGGCTGTACCAACACTCAAAGGTTTGTTGCGTCAGCGTCGTCGCTGGGCTGAAGGCAGTATCAGACGGTATCTCGACTACATTTTTCCGCTCAACTCACCAACCCGTTTGTCCTTAGTTGAGAGATTAGACACACTCGTATTTACTGTTTATTTTGTGGTACCAGCTTTGATGCTCCTTGAGGCCGGCTCCGAAATCATCAATTTGGTTACCGGTACTCCTACTCATGGAGTATTCCTTGCTCTGGTCGCTCTCGGCATATTTGTCGTCAGCCAGGTCAACGTCTTTATCTCCCTACGCATTTACAGGGCACCAATCTCGGTGCTCAAAGCAACCATCCGTAGTATCCTCGTCACGATGTATATCTACGCTCACTGGGTGCCTGTTATCGCTGTCTCCTTCTCCAAAATCCTATTTGGCAAGCAGGTTTCGACATGGCACCGTACTGAGCATGCCGGCGTGGCCGACCATGCTTTCACTTCGTGA
- a CDS encoding VOC family protein → MTTKEDLDSIDHIAISVNDIKSALEFYLKSFKCKVVYQDDTWAFIEFGNIKLALVIPEQHPPHIAFVSPKAEEFGPLKTHRDGTRSIYIKDPSDNTLEIMAP, encoded by the coding sequence ATGACAACCAAAGAAGATCTCGATAGCATCGATCACATTGCCATATCCGTAAATGACATCAAATCAGCGCTAGAGTTTTATCTAAAGTCTTTTAAGTGTAAAGTCGTCTATCAGGATGATACCTGGGCCTTTATAGAGTTTGGCAATATCAAGCTGGCTCTAGTGATACCCGAGCAGCATCCACCTCATATTGCATTTGTCAGCCCCAAAGCCGAAGAATTTGGACCGCTAAAGACTCACCGGGACGGAACTCGCTCAATCTATATAAAGGATCCCAGCGATAACACATTGGAAATAATGGCACCTTGA
- a CDS encoding tryptophan 2,3-dioxygenase: protein MDKQTKAKDFGGITSGGHTPLTYNSYLMVDALKNLQVCQSSPAHHDEPLFIVIHQAYELWFKLIIHELDLVVELLNQNNVRRATHFMRRVVAIMKLLVQQIHILETMTPRDFLGFRDNLNPASGFQSSQFREIEFMSGLKEERMLQHFQKDEGAYKILQKRFSEPSLGDIFYALLRREYGFELPQPLPGADEQTIKEMEAVRIEELLKLYDENTAFGDLLDLAESFIDLDELTSLWRTNHVTVVERIIGFKRGTGGSEGVGYLRSTLTKRGFPDLWNLRTELK from the coding sequence ATGGATAAGCAGACAAAGGCCAAAGACTTTGGTGGTATCACAAGTGGTGGACATACCCCACTGACTTACAACAGCTATTTGATGGTGGACGCCCTCAAAAATTTGCAGGTCTGTCAATCCAGTCCAGCGCACCATGACGAGCCTCTCTTTATCGTCATCCACCAGGCTTACGAGCTATGGTTTAAGCTAATCATCCATGAGCTAGATCTTGTTGTCGAATTGCTCAATCAAAACAATGTCCGTCGCGCCACCCACTTTATGAGGCGCGTTGTAGCTATCATGAAGCTCCTGGTGCAACAAATACATATCCTCGAAACGATGACACCCAGGGACTTTTTGGGTTTTAGAGATAACCTCAACCCGGCTTCTGGATTTCAGTCCTCTCAATTTAGAGAGATAGAATTTATGTCCGGGCTCAAAGAAGAGCGCATGCTACAGCACTTCCAAAAAGACGAAGGCGCTTACAAGATATTGCAAAAGCGCTTTAGCGAACCGAGCCTCGGTGATATTTTTTATGCTCTTTTGCGCCGAGAGTATGGCTTTGAGCTACCTCAACCACTGCCCGGCGCCGACGAACAAACCATAAAAGAAATGGAAGCCGTGCGCATTGAAGAGTTACTCAAACTCTATGACGAGAACACTGCATTTGGTGACTTGCTAGATCTAGCCGAATCCTTTATCGATCTCGACGAGCTAACCAGCCTCTGGCGCACCAATCACGTCACTGTAGTGGAGCGCATCATCGGCTTCAAACGCGGTACAGGCGGCTCCGAAGGAGTAGGCTATTTGCGCAGTACACTAACCAAACGTGGCTTCCCCGACCTCTGGAATCTCAGAACTGAGCTTAAATAA
- a CDS encoding UDP-N-acetylmuramoyl-tripeptide--D-alanyl-D-alanine ligase, with the protein MYKFLPRILSELAGQSFIGNDQLIDSTEALVVCTDTRIIGPEHVYLALAGERFDGHDFVIAAFKSGATVAIIDKNREQALYNNLPPGCALLAVDNTLKFYQSLGRYARQQFKGKVVAVTGSSGKTTTKEMCAAVFGDKCHKSQANENNEIGVPKTILSMPDDTQYLVLEMGMRGLGQIEELTLVGLPDIAVITCAGTAHIELLGSRENIAKAKSEILKGLADKDTPVAIVGDLSAVLQTEMRQVYAGEIKDFDSDAVVINSIDALGTTFSITGQVEQFFVAAFGEWLVRDAWCAVQAGLAAGLSAAQVKSGLASWRPVEGRGNSLTAPSGACVVDESYNANPDSVRCAVDAILLAEAYSDKQKVVVLGRMAELGDFEASLHRELGLWLKEKPLSLLVTVGDVAKLIADSARGGSFGVESCIDQDEALACIKPHLSDKTLVMVKGSHSTNLNMLVDKLMTVQDN; encoded by the coding sequence ATGTATAAGTTTTTGCCGCGCATACTCAGTGAGCTAGCCGGTCAGTCCTTTATTGGTAATGATCAGTTGATTGATAGTACTGAGGCGCTTGTTGTTTGTACTGATACCAGAATAATTGGACCGGAGCATGTCTATTTGGCTCTTGCCGGTGAGCGATTTGATGGTCATGATTTTGTTATTGCCGCTTTTAAAAGCGGAGCTACTGTAGCCATTATCGACAAAAATAGAGAGCAAGCTCTCTACAATAATCTGCCACCAGGCTGTGCGCTTTTGGCTGTGGATAATACGCTTAAGTTTTACCAGTCACTTGGACGTTATGCCCGTCAACAGTTTAAAGGCAAGGTCGTGGCAGTGACTGGCTCATCAGGCAAGACCACCACAAAAGAAATGTGTGCCGCTGTATTTGGTGACAAATGTCACAAGTCACAAGCTAACGAAAACAATGAGATAGGCGTACCAAAGACCATACTATCTATGCCAGATGACACTCAATATCTGGTCCTTGAAATGGGCATGCGCGGTCTTGGTCAAATAGAAGAACTGACTCTAGTAGGTCTGCCCGATATCGCTGTCATCACTTGTGCTGGCACGGCACATATTGAGCTATTAGGCTCAAGAGAAAACATCGCTAAAGCCAAAAGCGAAATACTCAAAGGTCTCGCTGATAAAGACACACCAGTAGCTATTGTTGGCGATTTGTCGGCAGTGCTGCAAACTGAGATGCGTCAAGTCTATGCTGGTGAGATCAAAGATTTTGATAGTGATGCTGTCGTGATTAATAGTATCGATGCTCTCGGCACTACATTTAGTATTACTGGACAGGTCGAGCAATTTTTTGTAGCAGCCTTTGGTGAGTGGCTAGTGCGTGATGCCTGGTGTGCTGTACAAGCAGGTCTGGCTGCTGGACTGAGTGCTGCTCAAGTTAAGTCTGGTCTTGCCAGTTGGCGTCCAGTAGAAGGCCGGGGCAATAGTCTCACCGCTCCCAGTGGTGCTTGCGTCGTCGATGAGTCTTACAATGCCAATCCAGACTCGGTAAGATGCGCAGTCGATGCTATTTTGTTGGCAGAAGCCTATAGCGATAAACAAAAGGTCGTAGTACTGGGTCGCATGGCTGAGCTTGGTGATTTTGAGGCCAGTCTGCACCGCGAGCTGGGACTCTGGCTAAAAGAAAAACCATTGAGCTTGCTGGTAACTGTGGGCGATGTCGCTAAGCTGATTGCCGATAGCGCCAGAGGTGGCAGTTTTGGTGTTGAGTCTTGTATTGATCAGGACGAAGCACTTGCTTGCATCAAGCCGCATCTATCAGATAAGACACTGGTGATGGTCAAAGGCTCACACAGCACCAATTTAAATATGCTCGTGGATAAGCTCATGACTGTTCAGGATAATTAG
- the fabZ gene encoding 3-hydroxyacyl-ACP dehydratase FabZ produces the protein MTAVTAQELDIRQIKKLLPHRYPFLLVDRVTHLEPGKSAKGFKNLTANEQFFEGHFPGRPIMPGVLMVEAMAQLSCIALLCTDEYKGKLGVFTGMDGLKFRTMVVPGDRLDMEVELVKMRGPLGKMKCSARVGDKLACEGEISFAMVADEEQNN, from the coding sequence ATGACAGCTGTTACCGCTCAGGAATTAGATATTCGCCAGATCAAAAAGCTTTTGCCACACCGTTATCCATTTTTGCTGGTGGATAGAGTGACCCATCTGGAGCCAGGTAAATCCGCTAAAGGCTTTAAAAATCTCACTGCCAATGAGCAATTTTTTGAAGGACACTTTCCCGGTCGTCCAATAATGCCCGGTGTGCTCATGGTGGAAGCCATGGCTCAACTCTCTTGCATTGCTTTACTTTGCACAGACGAGTACAAAGGCAAGCTCGGTGTTTTCACCGGCATGGATGGTCTCAAATTCCGCACCATGGTCGTACCTGGTGACAGGCTTGATATGGAAGTTGAACTGGTCAAAATGAGAGGACCACTGGGCAAAATGAAGTGCTCTGCTCGTGTGGGCGACAAGCTTGCCTGCGAAGGCGAGATATCGTTTGCCATGGTTGCCGACGAAGAACAAAATAACTAA